The nucleotide sequence ttttatttgggatttagggtttaatgggtgccatgctcaaatataactAGTGCtttcagggtttcggtccccaatataccaaagccgcctttgttgctattttcccatcaaaagagttgcaatTCAGCTGCCTAGGGATACAGAAGGTTTTGGTTGagaaagatcgaaagaaccacaaaatCCAAATTCTTCTATCAATTTCTGACTTTTATGAATAAATGTACGCTTCTacattatgatatatttttggtgattcaatatgaaTAATCtggattaataaaattatttatttcaacaaTTAAATCATATTATATATTATGTCCACAATAAAACTTATtatacataaatattttttatcatcATTTTGTGTATTGCCTTCTAAAATCTATATCtacaataaattttaaaagaatgaTATTGTCTTCTTAGATTATATTGTCAAATTTCTATAATCTTGAGAAGAttacattttttttctctctttttacttCATATTTCTTGTAGCATTTTGACAGTTTACCTTGACTCTTTCTACAAATAATTTACAAACAAAAGTTGTGGACTTGTGGTGATTATTTATGTGCACCAAAAACATGTAGCAAGTCAATTTCATTTCAATGTCCAAATCTCATTATCTTCATCATCAGTAGAACTCCAGTTGTTACAATTTTTTTCTTAGTTTACTTGATGAAACACAAGGAGGAGATAATATAACTGGATAGTGATTACAAAGTACAAACCATTCCAAGTTATGGCTGTTCTTGGAGCCAAACACCTAATAAAAAAATGCTAACAAGTGTGATATAATTGACAACTTATAAAGGATACTAGTCCAAATCtcattgagttttttttttcttaaggaTTATTTACAAATTGTTTGAAATGGACAATGAAATATTGGTCTAAGGCTTCTGAGCAGAGAAGATGATAAAGGACTGATGAACTTTGCTTGTGTAATTGATGAGACCACATGACATGCAAAGCCCTTCAATTTCTTGCTCTGTTAAGAATTTATGTGTCCTTGAAAAACTCTGCAACCAAAAAGGCTTCAACATCATCTCATGCAAGCTAAGAGATCAAACAACAACATACTTTTACCTCTCTGAATAAGCGCACAATTAATGGGGTTGTAGAAGAGTAACGGAGAAAAGTGGTTCCAACAAAGATTCCACCACTTCTTAGAATCCGGCTAATTTCAGCGACCTTCAATTTTGTCAATTAGTATACATGTAACAAATATGACTTGGTATGAAAATGATAATTAAGAATTGTcagtgttagaatataattaggatcaattaagatcaattagcattatttagtatatctgaatatttattataggagattatgtttttattattacgattctcttagtacctataaatacccttctatattgtatcattctagacaacttgaatagacaacttaATTATACTCAATAATATACAAATTCTTTttccagtttagtctcttgtttctaacagatAATTTAACATGTTAATTAAACTCTTTACATCTTAGCTATCATCTTCGTACGAGTATCATATAACAAAGAGAGAAACAAAATTTAGTGTTTACAGAATTGGAGGGAGATGGCCAACAATGCAAGGCGGCGCCGGCGTGGACGGCATCAACAGAACCAGATGAGAAAGGAAGCCTACAAACATCTGCTCTTACAAGAGCAAGATTACTGCATACAATGACATAAAAAACAAACGTGGCATTAATTAATCTAACAAATTTTCAGGATCAAGCAGGGGATGAAGGAGAGCAAAACTCACGCTTTCAAAAGAATGTCATCTTTGTTGATGAAATCATAACACTGGCGAAGCATGTTTTCAGAAAAATCCAGCGCCACCACTCCAGAATATGATCCAGACTTGGCGAATTTTCGCGAAATCAAGCCAGTTCCACAGCTAACATCGACGATGCAGCCACCTTTAGCAGATTGAAAGTAGTCTTGAGCCATTTTGAACTGCACTATTCCAATCATTACTATGACTTGTAATatgtgaattaattcaaataAGCATATATAGTTATATACCTCTTCTTCAGGACCTGGAAAGCCTCCTAGATTGAAATTCTGACGCCAACCTCTTTCGTACAAAAATGAAACAAATGGACTCCTGAAAATGGATACAAATTTTCATCAGTTATTGGAGATGAATAAGGAATGTAGTTATTGATTATTATACCTGAAAAGCTCAGTGAGATATGGTTGGTTTTCAGTGTAGTCCAATAATCCAGAAGTAACCGTCAAATCAAGATACTTATCTTTACTAGAGAATGATTTTCTGCATCTTTTACACTTGAAACCTGATCTGTATATTGCTGATCTGAAGTTTTGGAtccattaaaattaaattgttaTTAATTACATACACAGAAATATAAACTTGGATTCTTAGTTAGTTACCAACTTACAAGTTAAGGCCAGAGGGACCTTTTCTTATGAGTGGTTCATAACATATTGGGCATGCAAAATAGTCCTTTTCTATTTCCTGAACCCAAAATTAACATTAATCAAATGAGTTTAACGATTGTGaactaaaaataattaacaagagGGTATATAGTATATGGGagctactcaaatgaagatgcaaaaaacatctttttatgaagatgctttgtataaaagtgtgatttattaATTTGGCCACACTTCAAATAAAAACAACACTTTTATAACATATCAAAATCTAACCTTACAATCCATCATCTAAgggttaaaaagaaaaatcatcacatgaagacaattataaTATCTTCATGGGAGTACCCACCATAGTATATACCGTGTCCATAACAAGANNNNNNNNNNNNNNNNNNNNNNNNNNNNNNNNNNNNNNNNNNNNNNNNNNNNNNNNNNNNNNNNNNNNNNNNNNNNNNNNNNNNNNNNNNNNNNNNNNNNNNNNNNNNNNNNNNNNNNNNNNNNNNNNNNNNNNNNNNNNNNNNNNNNNNNNNNNNNNNNNNNNNNNNNNNNNNNNNNNNNNNNNNNNNNNNNNNNNNNNNNNNNNNNNNNNNNNAGCCTAGGCGAGGGTCAAACTCGGATTTCAAAGAAAGATAGTGGCATTTTGGGAATTGTAGTCGATGAAGAGGAGAAGAAGCCATTATTGCCATCCAAATCCAAATCCAATTCAATTGCTacaatgtttttatttttcactaATAAAAATGCTACATGCAGTAAATGATACATGCATTTAGCATTCTCCTTAAATTGGGGGATTCACTACACATGTACAAAGTGTGTGTTTTTTTGGGCCTATTGGGCTACGATTATTGGGTTTGATAAAGCCCAAACCTAAGGGGGAATTCCGGATAGAATAGTTGGGGAAACATAAGGCTTGAATTGAAGAGCTGGCAGATAATGAAAGAAACTGTATTAACTGCAAAACAAGTGTTCCACAGTTACTACATCATCTGCACAGTATGGCTGGCACCATGAAGTTGAAGCCATTGCTTCCACTCTCTCCTTATATTATTGTAGAAAATAATTTGTTTCAAACTTATTTATTCATTTGTCATAAGTATATCCAAAAATAAATCTATGTCAAATTTATATTATTGAtatgatatttttatatttatctaaACTATCCATTAATAACTATCTTATCTAGTAATAGAAATTGCATAACTGTCAAATTATGTGACTATTCAAGTAAAGATGGTTAAGCAGTTTAGTCAAATTCGTCAATATTCAATTAGTATTTTGATTTACAGATGCTACTAAAGCTGAACATCCAATGCCTCCAACTGAAGGCCGATTCGAAGTTGTTATCGACAATGATGTTGTGACTCGCCTCGACTTGTCCCCTTTTCAGGCTGCAACAGGAATCAAGTCCCCTTCTTTAGGTAGGCCCCTGTTTAATtccacgtgaagttgataattgagagccgttaaatgatttgactgatttgactaaatttttatttaatggttctcaactatcaacttcacatgagtTTTCACCTTAATTCAATCttgaaaatatctttattttgGGATTGTAACTGATTTTCATAGTTAACAGTAAATCCAAAGGATTTTCTGGAGCGTAGAATTGGATTTACCATAAACTACGCTCGAGAAGATCCTGGGGATCCGCGAGAATTATCAGAGTTCCCTGAAATCAGGCTCTGGTTTGTGAGGCTTGATGCTACCTATCCATGGCTGCCTATCTTGTTGGACTGGAGAGCAGGCGAGCTTGCTCGCTATGCTGCAATGTTGGTTCCTCACCAGGTAATTAAGTTACTTCTGATCTTGTATGTGTGTATTATTACTACCAACAATGTTTGATGCTATGTTTTTGCAGATGAATATGAAAATGGGAGTTGTATTCAACCCAGAGGCATTAGAACTGTTTGTTATGAACAAAGTGTTTGTTGCATATTCATGGTTGAAGCATCATGACATTCCCATGCCTAAATTAAGGACAAAAGATATGGCCACAATGCTTGGATTTGGGATTGGAGATGAACTATACGACTTAATTGACAAACATCCTCTTCatctatcatcatcatcaaatgAGGAACGTGTATGATGATGCATGCATGTGTATcagtatttttaaaaatatataaaaaaaaatatcagcaGCATCAATTTGAGATTGATATATGTAATCCTGTTTCAAGGTAAGAATTTTAAAACCCACCATTCCAATGTTAGTTATAATGTAATCATTCTGATATATGTTGTATTAGAAACAGAGTTGGATTGATTTGGAGGGAAA is from Arachis ipaensis cultivar K30076 chromosome B01, Araip1.1, whole genome shotgun sequence and encodes:
- the LOC107615380 gene encoding uncharacterized methyltransferase At2g41040, chloroplastic-like, whose translation is MDTVYTMEIEKDYFACPICYEPLIRKGPSGLNLSAIYRSGFKCKRCRKSFSSKDKYLDLTVTSGLLDYTENQPYLTELFRSPFVSFLYERGWRQNFNLGGFPGPEEEFKMAQDYFQSAKGGCIVDVSCGTGLISRKFAKSGSYSGVVALDFSENMLRQCYDFINKDDILLKANLALVRADVCRLPFSSGSVDAVHAGAALHCWPSPSNSVAEISRILRSGGIFVGTTFLRYSSTTPLIVRLFRESFSRTHKFLTEQEIEGLCMSCGLINYTSKVHQSFIIFSAQKP
- the LOC107640718 gene encoding protein CHLORORESPIRATORY REDUCTION 6, chloroplastic (The sequence of the model RefSeq protein was modified relative to this genomic sequence to represent the inferred CDS: added 211 bases not found in genome assembly), with amino-acid sequence MAGTMKLKPLLPLSPLPEQATTSSISRISYGLFTSLPIPHASASHRPQVSVSVAFNPRGNFDISLFDEDNDATKAEHPMPPTEGRFEVVIDNDVVTRLDLSPFQAATGIKSPSLVNPKDFLERRIGFTINYAREDPGDPRELSEFPEIRLWFVRLDATYPWLPILLDWRAGELARYAAMLVPHQMNMKMGVVFNPEALELFVMNKVFVAYSWLKHHDIPMPKLRTKDMATMLGFGIGDELYDLIDKHPLHLSSSSNEERV